The DNA region TCGACCTCGTCACGGCCTCGGCCCCGCTGCGGCTGCGCGTGGAGCGCGAGCGCGCGCTGTTCAGCGCCTGGTACGAGTTCTTCCCCCGCTCCGAGGGCGCGTACTTCGACGAGGACACCCGGCAGTGGGTCTCCGGCACGCTGCGGACCGCCGCCGAGCGGCTGCCCGCCGTCGCGGCGATGGGCTTCGACTTCATCTACATGCCGCCCATCCACCCCATCGGGCGAATCAACCGCAAGGGCCGCAACAACACCCTCGACCCGCAGCCGGGCGACCCGGGCTCGCCGTGGGCGATCGGGGCCGCGGAGGGCGGGCACGACGCCATCCACCCCGACCTCGGCGACGAGGACGACTTCGCGTTCTTCGTGGCGCGGGCCAAGGAGCTCGGCCTCGAGGTGGCGCTCGACTTCGCGCTGCAGTGCGCGCCGGACCACCCGTGGGCCACCGACCACCCCGAGTGGTTCACCACGCGTGTGGACGGCTCGATCGCCTACGCGGAGAACCCGCCGAAGAAGTACCAGGACATCTACCCGGTCAACTTCGACAACGACCCCGAGGGCATCTACGCGGAGTCGCTGCGGCTGCTCGAGCTGTGGATCTCCCGCGGCGTCACGGTGTTCCGGGTCGACAACCCCCACACGAAGACCGTCGAGTTCTGGGAGTGGCTGATCGGCCGCGTCAACGCCGAGCACCCGGAGGTGATCTTCCTCGCGGAGGCGTTCACCCGCCCGCAGATGATGCGGACGCTCGGCAAGGTCGGGTTTCAGCAGTCGTACACGTACTTCACGTGGCGGACGTCGAAGCAGGAGCTCACCGACTACGTCACCGAGCTCGCGACCGTGTCCGCGCACTACATGCGCCCGAGCTTCTGGCCGAGCACGCCGGACATCCTCCACGCGTTCCTGCAGTACGGCGGGCCGACCGCGCACCGGCTGCGCGCCGTGCTCGCCGCGACGCTCGTGCCCAGCTGGGGCGTCTACTCCGCCTACGAGCTCGGCGAGCACGTGGCGCGCCCCGGCGCGGAGGAGTACATCGACAACGAGAAGTACGAGTACCGCCCGCGGGACTGGGCCGCGGCGGAGCGCGAGGGCCGCTCGCTCGCGCCGCTGCTGACCCGGCTCAACGAGGTCCGCAAGGAGCACCCGGCCCTGCAGCGGCTGCGCGGCATCGTCTTCCACCCGACCGACGACGACGCCGTCATCGCCTACTCCCGGCACGTGCCGGCCGAGCACTCCCCGACCGGGTCGGCGGACACGGTGCTCACCGTCGTCAACCTCGACCCCCACGCCGCCCGGGAGACGATGGTCCACGTCGACCCGACGACGCTCGGGCTGGACGCCGGCAGCGGCTACGTCGTCCACGACCTGCTGAGCGGGCACTCGTGGGCGTGGGGCGAGCACAACTACGTCCGGCTGGACCCCTACCACGCGACGGCGCACGTGTTCGCCGTGCGGACCCACTGAGAGGAGCCCCGTGCAGGGACTGCAGCTGTCGAGCCCGGGGCTCGACAACGACCCCCACTGGTACAAGAAGGCCGTCTTCTACGAGGTCCTCGTCCGCGCGTTCAGCGACTCGACGGGCTCCGGGTCCGGCGACTTCCAGGGCCTCATGGACAGGCTGGACTACATCCAGTGGCTCGGCGTCGACTGCCTGTGGCTGCCGCCGTTCTACGCCTCGCCGCTGCGCGACGGCGGCTACGACATCAGCGACTACTACGCGGTGCTGCCCGAGTTCGGCACGCTGCCGCAGTTCACCGAGCTGGTCTCGGCGGCGCACGCCCGCGGCATCCGGGTCGTCACCGACCTCGTCATGAACCACACCTCGGACGCCCACCCGTGGTTCCAGGCCTCCCGCAGCGACCCCGAGGGCCCGTACGGCGACTTCTACGTTTGGAGCGACACCGACGAGAAGTACTCCGACGCGCGCATCATCTTCGTCGACACGGAGACGTCGAACTGGACGTTCGACCCCGTGCGGCGGCAGTACTTCTGGCACCGCTTCTTCTCCCACCAGCCGGACCTCAACTTCGAGAACCCGGCCGTGCAGGACGCGATGCTCGACATCGTCCGCTTCTGGATGGACCTCGGCATCGACGGCTTCCGCCTCGACGCCGTGCCCTACCTCTTCGAGGAGGAGGGCACGAACTGCGAGAACCTGCCGCGCACGCACGAGTTCCTCGCGAAGGTCCGGAAGGTCGTCGACGAGGAGTACCCCGGGCGCATCCTGCTCGCCGAGGCCAACCAGTGGCCCAAGGAGGTCGTCCCGTACTACGGCGACGACGCGGCGCCCGAGTGCCACATGTGCTTCCACTTCCCCGTCATGCCGCGCCTGTACTACGCGCTGCGCGACGAGCGCGCGGGCTCGGTGCTCGACATCCTCGCCGACACCCCGGAGATCCCCGCGACCGGGCAGTGGGGCACGTTCCTGCGCAACCACGACGAGCTCACCCTGGAGATGGTGACGACGTCGGAGCGCGCGGCCATGTACGGCTGGTACGCGCCGGACCCGCGCATGCGCGCCAACATCGGCATCCGGCGCCGGCTCGCGACGCTGCTCGACAACTCCCGCGCCGAGATCGAGCTCATCCACGCCCTCCTGCTGTCGATGCCGGGCTCGCCGTGCCTGTACTACGGCGACGAGATCGGCATGGGCGACAACATCTGGCTCGAGGACCGCGACGGGGTCCGCACGCCCATGCAGTGGAACCCGGACCGCAACGCCGGGTTCTCCACCGTCCCGGACCCCGGCAAGCTCTACCTGCCGGTCGTGCAGTCCCTCACCAACCACTTCGGCGGGGTCAACGTCGAGGCGCAGCTCGCGACCGGGTCCTCGCTGCTGCACTGGGTGCGCGGCATGCTCGGCCTGCGCAAGCGGCACCCCGTCTTCGGTCTCGGGTCCTTCGTCGCGCTGCCGCTGGTGGAGCCCGGCACGGGGGCCGAGGGCAACGCCTGCGACAACGAGGCGGTGCTCGCGTTCCTCCGGGTGCTCGACGAGACGACGCCCGGCGGGGAGCACGAGACCCCCGAGACGGTGCTGTGCGTGCACAACCTCGCCTCCACGCCGCAGGCCGTCACGCTGACCGTGCCGCACCTGGCCGGCGCGACCATCGAGGACCTCTTCGGCGGGACCGGCTTCGCGCCCGTCGACGCGGACGGCCACGTCCGCCTCACCCTCGGCAGCCGCGACTTCTTCTGGCTCCGGCTCACCCCGGCACCGGCCGGCACGGTCCCCGCACGCTCCACGGAGGCGCCCGCGTGAGCGCACCCGACCTCGACCGGCCGCTCGAGGCGCTGCTGCACCGGTGGATGCCGGCGCAGCGCTGGTACCCCGCCAAGGGACGCGGCGTCGGCCTGCGGCTGCTGTCGCGCTGGGAGCTGCCTGCCGCGGGCGACGGCACGGTCGTCGAGGTGCTCGTCGTCGGTCTGGACTCCGGTGACCGCGTCGACGTCGTGCAGGTCCCGCTCGTACGGCGCGAGGCGCCGCGCGACGGGGCCGAGCACGCCCTCGTCGGCGAGCTGACCGACGGGGACGGCCCGCGCTGGGTCTACGACGGCCCGCACGACCCGGCCTTCGTGTCCGCGCTGCTCGGGTCACTCGACACCCCGCCCGGCGGGCCGGGCGTCGCGCCGGGACCCACGAGCGTGCTGAGCGGCGAGCAGTCGAACACGAGCATCATCGTGCGCGCCGAGGCCGGGCCGCCCGCCATCGTCAAGGTGTTCCGCACCCTGCACCCAGGCGCCAACCCGGACGTCGAGGTGCTCGACGGCCTCACGCGCGTCGGCTGCGAGGCCGTCCCGGCGCTGCTCGGCTGGTCGAGCGGCTCGTGGTCGCTGCCGTCGGGCGACCGGGCCGAGGGCCACCTCGCGGTGGCCGTCGAGTTCCTCGCCGGGTCCGAGGACGCGTGGCGCGTCGCGCTCGCCGCGCTGCGCGACGGGCAGCCGTTCGACGAGCAGGCCCGCGGGCTCGGCGCGGCGGTCGCGCACGTCCACCTCGACCTCGCCCGCGCCTTCGGCACCGAGCCCGTCGACACGGCCGCCCGCGCACGCTCGGTCGAGACGCTGCGGGGCCGCGTGCGCTGGGCCGCGGACGCCGTCGAGGAGCTCGCGCCGCTCCGGGAGCGCCTCGACGCGCACGCCGCCTCGCTGGACACCGCCCTCGCGGACCTGCCCGACCTGCAGCGCGTCCACGGCGACCTGCACCTCGGCCAGGTGCTGCACTCCCCTGCGCGCGGGTGGGCGCTGCTGGACTTCGAGGGCGAGCCGCTCCGCCCGCTCGCCGAGCGCGTCCTGCCCGACCTCGCGCTCCGCGACGTCGCCGGGGTCCTCCGCTCGCTGGACTACGCCGCCGGTCACGACGGCGTGACGGGGGCCGGCACCCCCGGCACCGACCCGGAGGCCTGGGCGCAGGACGCGAGGGACGCCTTCTGCGAGGGCTACGGCTCCGTGACGGGCCGCGACCCGCGCGACGACGCGGCGCTGCTGCGCACGCTGGAGCTCGACAAGGCGCTGTACGAGGTCGTGTACGAGGCGCGCAACCGGCCGTCGTGGCTGCGCATCCCGCTGCAGGCGGTCGAGCGCCTCCTGCCCTGATCCGCGTTCGTCTGCGTTCCTGTCGACGCACGCCGCGTACGTCGACGTTCCTGTCGACCTGCGCGGCGTACGTCCGCATTCCTGTCGACCTACGCGGCGTACGTCTGCGTTCCTGTCGACGGACGCGGCGTACGTCTGCGTTCCTGTCGACGCGCGCGGCGCGCCTCTGCCTCTGGGTCGGCTCCGCCGGCGCGCGCCGCACTGCATGACGCCTTGGTGCCCTCGGTCCGGGCGCGACGCGTCCACAGCCTGAGGACGTGCCTCATCGTCCACAAGGTCGCTCCTGCTCTCGGCGGCAGGGCCCGAAGCCGCGATGTCGTGACTGCATGCCTTCCCCTCGCGTCCGCGGCCCCCAGCTCACCGGCGACCTGCTCCGGGCCGTACCGCCATCAGTCGTCTACGGACCGGACTTCACTCGGGCCATGCAAGGTGTCCGCCTGCCAGCCGACCTCCCGAGGACCCACGGCAACCTCTGCCTCGCGTACCGGCGGGTGTCCCCGCGCGCGGTCTTCACAGCGCACAGCGCCGCGTGGGTCTGGGGCGCCCGCTTCGCTCGAGCCTCCGACCGGGTGTCAGCCGGATTCGCGGGCGGGTTACCCCGCAGGAGGGACGAAGTGGTCCCGCACCGGCTCTACCCGGGCTCGGTGGTGGACACCCTTGGCGACTTCGGCGCCGTGACGTCTGAGGCGTGGACGGCCTTCGACCTGGCGCGAGGCCTCAACCGGGACGGCGTCTCGGAGTGGCAGTCGGTGGCAGAGGTCGACTCGATGCTCCGGTGGTCGCCCTGCACGCGCGCCCAGCTGCTCGCGCTGCTCGATGGCATGCCCGCGGTGGACGCCGTCGCGCGGGCGCGCTCGGTTGCAGAGCTGGTACGTGACGACGTCGACTCCCCTCCCGAGACCCATCTCCGTCTGGCCGTCCTCGAGGCGCGACTGCCAGAGCCGCTCGTGCAGTGCACGGTTCGCGACGCTCAGGGCAGGGTGGTCGCCCGGCTGGATCTGGGCTGGCCAGCATTGCGAGCGGGTGTCGAGTACGACGGCGCCGTACACGACGATCCCGAGCAGCGCGCTCGCGACCGCGTACGTCACAACATGCTCAGAGCCTTGGGGTGGCGGGTGCTGCAGGTCGATGCCCGCCAGATGGCCGGCCCTCGGACGGTGCTCCTGGAGGCCCTCCGCCGGTTGGTGGACGGGCCAGCCACCTGACTCGGCCCACGTCACCCCCTCGACAGGAACGCAGACCTACGCGCCGTCCGTCGACACAAACGCAGACATACGCGCCGTCCGTCGACACAAACGCAGACATACGCGCCGTCCGTCGACACAAACGCAGACATACGCGCCGTCCGTCGACACAAACGCAGACATACGCGCCGTCCGTCGACACAAACGCAGACATACGCGCCGTCCGTCGACACAAACGCAGACATACGCGCCGTCCGTCGACAGGAATGTCGACCTACGCGAGGCGGCGGGCGGCCGCAGGGTCGGGGGCGCCGAGGGCGTCGGGGTGCAGCACGCGCGCGAAGGCCTCGACGCCGTCGACGAGGCGTGGGCCCGGCCGCACGACGAGCCCGTCGGCGTCGACGGCCCACACCGCGGCCCCGCAGCCGCGCTCGGCGAGGGCCCGCACCACCGCCTCGGCCTGCGGCACGGCGCCGTCCAGGTGGTACCCGCACGGGGCGACCAGCACGACGTCCGGGCGCGCGGCGACGACGTCGTCCCACGTCGTCGTCACCGACCGGCCACCGGGCGAGCCGAGCACCTCCTGCCCGCCCGCCGCCGTCACGAGGTCCGGCACCCAGTGCCCGGCGGCGAACGGCGGGTCGACCCACTCCACGACGACGACCCGCGGCCGGGCCAGCCCGGCCACGGCGCGGGCGACGTCGTCCAGGCGCGCCCGTAGCCCCGCGACGACCCGCTCCCCCGCCGTCACGTCGCCCAGCGCGCCGGCCACGTCGACGACGCTGCGCAGCACGTCGTCCAGCGAGGCGGGGTCGAGGGCGAGGACGTCGGCGGAGCAGCCGAGGTGCGCGAGCGCGTCGTCGACGACCCCGGACGGCAGCGCGCACACCCGGCAGAGGTCCTGGGTGAGGACGAGGTCGGGGTCGAGCCCGCGCAGCGCACCCTCGTGCAGCGTGTAGAGGTCCTCCCCGGCCGCCGCCATCGCCCGCACCCGCGCGTCGATCTCGGCCGG from Aquipuribacter sp. SD81 includes:
- a CDS encoding alpha-1,4-glucan--maltose-1-phosphate maltosyltransferase — its product is MPPAEDSRYGRAVAADPTSARPARTPVTGSPEPAAAGPAEPPQPTSPPVDLSGRQVGRIPVLDVMPRVDDGRWPARAVVGEAVPIEATVFREGHDAVAAYAVLTAPDGREAARVRMHELSPGSDRFGAWVVPDGTGDWTFHVEGASDVWATWEHNATVKVAAGVDVEVMLAEGVPVLQRAAALAEAAGDRTAVEVCHDAVAALRDEVRPVEARLAPGVGPEVHAVVDRYPVLDLVTASAPLRLRVERERALFSAWYEFFPRSEGAYFDEDTRQWVSGTLRTAAERLPAVAAMGFDFIYMPPIHPIGRINRKGRNNTLDPQPGDPGSPWAIGAAEGGHDAIHPDLGDEDDFAFFVARAKELGLEVALDFALQCAPDHPWATDHPEWFTTRVDGSIAYAENPPKKYQDIYPVNFDNDPEGIYAESLRLLELWISRGVTVFRVDNPHTKTVEFWEWLIGRVNAEHPEVIFLAEAFTRPQMMRTLGKVGFQQSYTYFTWRTSKQELTDYVTELATVSAHYMRPSFWPSTPDILHAFLQYGGPTAHRLRAVLAATLVPSWGVYSAYELGEHVARPGAEEYIDNEKYEYRPRDWAAAEREGRSLAPLLTRLNEVRKEHPALQRLRGIVFHPTDDDAVIAYSRHVPAEHSPTGSADTVLTVVNLDPHAARETMVHVDPTTLGLDAGSGYVVHDLLSGHSWAWGEHNYVRLDPYHATAHVFAVRTH
- the treS gene encoding maltose alpha-D-glucosyltransferase, encoding MQGLQLSSPGLDNDPHWYKKAVFYEVLVRAFSDSTGSGSGDFQGLMDRLDYIQWLGVDCLWLPPFYASPLRDGGYDISDYYAVLPEFGTLPQFTELVSAAHARGIRVVTDLVMNHTSDAHPWFQASRSDPEGPYGDFYVWSDTDEKYSDARIIFVDTETSNWTFDPVRRQYFWHRFFSHQPDLNFENPAVQDAMLDIVRFWMDLGIDGFRLDAVPYLFEEEGTNCENLPRTHEFLAKVRKVVDEEYPGRILLAEANQWPKEVVPYYGDDAAPECHMCFHFPVMPRLYYALRDERAGSVLDILADTPEIPATGQWGTFLRNHDELTLEMVTTSERAAMYGWYAPDPRMRANIGIRRRLATLLDNSRAEIELIHALLLSMPGSPCLYYGDEIGMGDNIWLEDRDGVRTPMQWNPDRNAGFSTVPDPGKLYLPVVQSLTNHFGGVNVEAQLATGSSLLHWVRGMLGLRKRHPVFGLGSFVALPLVEPGTGAEGNACDNEAVLAFLRVLDETTPGGEHETPETVLCVHNLASTPQAVTLTVPHLAGATIEDLFGGTGFAPVDADGHVRLTLGSRDFFWLRLTPAPAGTVPARSTEAPA
- a CDS encoding maltokinase N-terminal cap-like domain-containing protein, which gives rise to MSAPDLDRPLEALLHRWMPAQRWYPAKGRGVGLRLLSRWELPAAGDGTVVEVLVVGLDSGDRVDVVQVPLVRREAPRDGAEHALVGELTDGDGPRWVYDGPHDPAFVSALLGSLDTPPGGPGVAPGPTSVLSGEQSNTSIIVRAEAGPPAIVKVFRTLHPGANPDVEVLDGLTRVGCEAVPALLGWSSGSWSLPSGDRAEGHLAVAVEFLAGSEDAWRVALAALRDGQPFDEQARGLGAAVAHVHLDLARAFGTEPVDTAARARSVETLRGRVRWAADAVEELAPLRERLDAHAASLDTALADLPDLQRVHGDLHLGQVLHSPARGWALLDFEGEPLRPLAERVLPDLALRDVAGVLRSLDYAAGHDGVTGAGTPGTDPEAWAQDARDAFCEGYGSVTGRDPRDDAALLRTLELDKALYEVVYEARNRPSWLRIPLQAVERLLP
- a CDS encoding endonuclease domain-containing protein — protein: MVDTLGDFGAVTSEAWTAFDLARGLNRDGVSEWQSVAEVDSMLRWSPCTRAQLLALLDGMPAVDAVARARSVAELVRDDVDSPPETHLRLAVLEARLPEPLVQCTVRDAQGRVVARLDLGWPALRAGVEYDGAVHDDPEQRARDRVRHNMLRALGWRVLQVDARQMAGPRTVLLEALRRLVDGPAT
- a CDS encoding ABC transporter substrate-binding protein; the encoded protein is MGASRVVSLLPSATEIVYALGAEDRLVGVTYECDHPADARRRHAVVVGGADTSGLTPAEIDARVRAMAAAGEDLYTLHEGALRGLDPDLVLTQDLCRVCALPSGVVDDALAHLGCSADVLALDPASLDDVLRSVVDVAGALGDVTAGERVVAGLRARLDDVARAVAGLARPRVVVVEWVDPPFAAGHWVPDLVTAAGGQEVLGSPGGRSVTTTWDDVVAARPDVVLVAPCGYHLDGAVPQAEAVVRALAERGCGAAVWAVDADGLVVRPGPRLVDGVEAFARVLHPDALGAPDPAAARRLA